The stretch of DNA attcgtcactcactttttttctccaatgttccaaatcatacgttattttactcccaccaagactgcagatcttggcaaacgcgtgacgtaaaaactagatttgatgacgttacccagTACACGTTCTCGTACACAtgctgaaaagtgccacatctagatctgtcCAATATCCGACATTGCCTGCCAGGGACGTGTGTACGTACATGAATTGTGATATCAAACGACAGACCTGGATTATTAGAGATAATGTGGAGTATAATTAATAACATggggtggggatgtagctcagtcggtagcgcgctggatttgtatccagttggccgctgtcagcgtgagttcgtccccacgttcggcgagagatttatttctcagagtcaactttgtgtgcagactctcctcggtgtccgaacacccccgtgtgtacacgcaagcacaagaccaagtgcgcacgaaaaagatcctgtaatccatgtcagagttcggtgggttatagaaacacgaaaatacccagcatgcttcctccgaaagcggcgtatggcggggtaaaaacagtcatacacgtaaaagccgtgggagtttcagcccatgaacgaacaaacaaacaaacaaacaaacaataacatggATACTCGTTTAAAGCAAACAAAGTGATATTTATGTCATGTGGAAAGAATGTGGGAAAATTGTGCTAAATAATTTACATTGTTTAAACAAAGTGAGGAATGAGGATAGGGACAAATGAAAAGGAGTTTTTTTTGTTGCgctgaaaaagcaaaagtgtctgccgaaaaaataaatggggaggcaaaactgtttcTAAAAACttaatttaatggcaaacttggagctcagatgacaccatattgcaccatttgggttctttggagaaaacaaaatccGGGGGACCCCCGCCGTCGACATTGCTATTACTTaaaaatgttcagcctttttttgATTTGTTCAATTCACATGCCTGAACTTGGTTTAAATAGAACTTCATCTTTTGAAGAGAAGGAATTATGTAATGAAACCATGAAACTGGCTCCTGGTGACCTGTTCACCTTTTGATGAGTTGGGCAACTAaagaatgtatatatatatatactgcatCACATGTGCTGTAAATTTACAAATATCatgatgttgtttttgtgcCACAGATCTTAGTTTAGTGCCTCCTCGGGTTGCTGCTCACTTGCTATGGTGTGGTCCAAGTTATcatggtgttgtttttgtgccaCAGATCTTAGTTCAGTGCCTCCTCGGGTTGCTTCTCACTTGCTACGGTGTGGTCCAAGTTGCCGGCAGCTTCAAAGAGATCAGAGCCAGTTCTGAACAGGAAAACAAGTAAGGCAGGGTTttctgttgttttattttggggggcgATTTTTCAGTTTGATATTACACATGCAAGTACAACGTTTAAAccggtggaaccccccttttttaCTTCACTCTTTTAAGactttttcagatgttctgttcattttGTCCTCTTGTTCTAATTTCAATTTGTCTCCGTTTTCAGATTTAAGGACCTGATTTgctcagatttgtttaggttttaaattaaaaggggggggggggggggttgcagtCTACTTCTTGGCAGCAATAGGTGTTTGCCTAGACTTCCTGACAAAAAAATTCTAGGGTTCAGGTTGGGAGGAAAAAGTAAGATTGGCTGGGAAACAAGAAACATAGGGACAAAATGTGTAGGCCTACTGCACATTTGGTGCTTATTGTTATATTTTGATGGTTGTTGTTGATGCTATtttggttctctctctctttgtcttttttaGGACCTGGGACATGCTGAGCAATCGTGGAGGTTTCAACATCTTTAATCATCGCGGCAAGGCCATGTTTCCTGAATAGGAACACCGGTGGCGcactttgtttcttcttttctctgtcggtgtgcatgcatacatgaaagagagaggatgtgtgtgtgaaagagatgGAAAGATAAAAAGAGAcagagtatatgtgtgtgtgtgtgtgtgtgaaagatttAAGTAAAAAAGGTTGATTGTGTGGTGTGAGGTTCATTTCTAACTTCGTTTTGTTTATCTAGATTATTcagttatgtatcgattggacattggatttcccttctttgagccatgtgacatcagaggcctacaaaacttcatatttgggcgtttcaggttgaccgaaactttaaaggaactacaaaaccaacgtcatgtgtttgattgcatacatgtgtgtgtgctgttcaatgtcaaaacaacaacaaagtcagtacatgacgtgtgttttgtagttcctttgaagtttcggtcaacctgaaacgcccaaaatatgaagcttatgtgtttgattgcatgtgtgtgtgtgctcgttcaatcgtcaaaacaacaacaaagtcatagtacctgaaaggaattcgatcgatacataaatgttatttgcgtttttgaccaaaatatgacattttacacagatctcgacagcgcggtctcggagaacaatgactgtctcgatctgtgtaaaatgtcatatttttgtcaaacacgcaaataacgtataatatgtACTCTTGCTTCAATGTTTGTTGAAAAGGAAGCATGATCGGTATGGTGTATGCATTGATACAATGTAAATATTGTGTGTTGAACATGAATGATTCAGTGTGCTTCAGTTTTGAACACTGCCAGAGTGTATGCGTGTAACTGTTAAATAATTTATGTCTTGTACCTACCGGCCAACAGGTAAATTGTTCATGAAAGCTTCGATTTGTTTCTAGCATGAAGAGACAGTGGATGTCAGATGACGTGAAGCACTGTGAAGTACAgcagaaccccccttttcacCGTTCTCAATAGatgatttttggaaataactcgcATTGGGTTGGTATGGGTTGTCCAAGAGAGAATACCCTTGcctttcctctgacaaataacttcacacgtgctcctgtccatgTCTTTCCGACACattccctcgctagtgattggcccctccaatgtttatccgagtaaaaagcaagtgcattcactctttcacaacccatgcacacccgacagttattttcaGCATTCATTAAATTGAAGACCTTCCTTTTTCAAGACCCTGCTTTCTCAGACTTACTTGATAAGCTTGGTAAACTTACATCCATTTGTAAATCCCTTCCTtattcagacctgattttctcaaatttgtGGTTTTACAAAGGGGGATACCTACAAAGGGGGCACCAatgtgactgactattagggtttaacgtcctcttagaccaactggtctatattgggacaggtattggtaatacgttgaagatatggtgtgatactttgattccaacaagcccgctgtggctgtcttcttcgacacaccagcattgggtttgtctcgtcaaagtatcgaaatacgatcatgataatcggagacgagagatgatgcatgcgtgtcttcgtgttttccaagccctgagacttttgctgtgaacgtgggatatttttcgtgcgcatgtgtgcacatgggggtgttcggacaccgaagagagtctgcacaaagttgactccgagaaataaatctctcgccgaacgtggggatcgaacccacgctgatagcgaccaactggctacaaagccagcgcgctaccaactgagctatgtcccCCCGCCCGGTACCAATGCATGTCAGTTGTACAGAGAGTGAAACGGATGTTCTCTTTGCATTGTTCACAGCTGCGATGTTCCAttgttttgttctgtctgtccgtctcatGTGTGGATgttgtttaggccaaaaaaaaaataggtgtggttacggtaacatagccaaaaaaaatagggtaggaaggtaggcaatcacttttttttttttaacttttttttctaatgtgtacaaattaaacctacttgacagggaaataagtgtgcgactcgggcgctttcgctttcattgcgttgtctgcactcgtttattttttatttttttagtatttttttgacaaatgtaatcaaaagttatagggtcggcccccaaaaatagggtaggtcgggttaccgtaaccacacctatttttttttttaggccttagcttTGATGACTGAGCAGGTTTTGTTGTGCAAGTTATCAATGATCCTAATGTGCAATTCCATAGTGCTATCACAAAAACTGCAAGTCAACAGCTTCGGAGTAAAGCTTGGTTAAAAACTTTGCttctgtgtttgtatgtatttgcgAGTGTGTGATCTGCgagtgtatgtttgtgaatgtATCTGCAAGTGCTTGTGGATATTTGAGTGTGGTTGTGTAGGTATATGCGAGTTTGTGTAttcactcttcaaaaaaagttaaggatcacttttttacaagcacgccacacaaaacagacaagaccgaattctttcattttttaaaaattatataattgaaccaaggagtaatgacaaacaaagcaaagatcgaacgcggcagcgacaatttagctagagtgtgtcaaacgtgacaaccctcgaaatgtgaatcagtgtcaataacgcgtgtgccctccgttgtgtgccaggcattcaaaaCATCGTTGGTGcgtggagtggatcaggttgcatatgaatgctctgggaactccattccgctcctgctggagccattgcagcagttgacccatattggcaggaggagggtgatgttgctgtacccgacgacaaagctcgtcccacatgtgctctatggggttcaggtccgggctgttggctggccacagcatcctgttgaccctggcctgctggatgaaggtgtttacagctgcagagcgatggggaggtgcgatgtcatcctgaagaatcgcatgagggccgatcgcttggagggctggaacgaccaggggttgcaggatctcattctggtagcggacaccggtcaagttgcccactacatggtacagaggtgtccttagacgtgtgctgatccctccccaaaccatcacagagcctccgccaaaatgctgtcgttccagaacagcgccttctacgaagcgctctccgcgacgcctccacactcggatgcgaccatcagcaggttccaagcaaaagcgggactcatctgtaaacaacacctgagcccactgctgacgttgccacctcatatgttgagtgcaccaggcttgttcctcggactggacgccttgcacgcaagccaaagttgtgtaagcggtttcggatcgtctgaccactaacaacagtgttggtggtagcttgtaggcgttgcctaatgttgtttgccgtagccattctttgtctttgttgcatggcctgcctctgaatgaagcgatcctctctttgtgtggtgactctgggccgaccagaacgttgtcgctcctgcactcttccagttgcgtggaatctctgttctAGTCTGATGACAGAGGgggccactgcaagcctctgggccacttgcctggcagcaacactgtcttgtagccatcctattgcccttcctctatccaaatcgctcagtttttttcgtgggggcatgttgctactgtgcataattgtgtcaggtgtcaacctttaaacaaaAGCTGGTGAGctatgttcatagccaggaccctgttgtagcacgtgcatcacaaccttttgccctggcatgcgttcagcaaatttcatggggctataaaaaaacaccctttttcttacaaaatgcagaagcttttgagaagtcccacaaagggaaataactctgcctgccaaacaaaattctaggtcaagactcattgttcatttgttaattcaaacacattaatcttttaattattatgtcgatgtttaattttttggcaaatttttataattagattcgttttttcaaccaatccgtaactttttttgaagagtatgTCCGAGTGTGGTTGTGTACATGTCTGCAAGTGTGGTTGTGTATGTATACAATTATGTgagtttgtgtatctgtgtgtgtatgtgcttgaCTGTCAAACAATGTGCAGCAATGTGAAGTAAGTAGTTTTGTGCGCGGCATCAGTGTCAGCAGAAGAAACGTGGATTCTGGGGTGGATGTTACAAAATTATCTTGTCAATCAAATGAGGTGAATGTTTTGTCCTGGGTTTTGTTTTATCAAAGGTTCCACAAAATTAACCCatcttgtgttttgattcaaGAAATGTAAAACTAATGCTTTCAGCGCCAATATGTGTAGGATGCAACCATCATTCTtactgcataaaataaaaccatacatttttttcaaggtgttcatttattttgaaaatattcACTTGTAAAATTGACAGGAATCTTAAGCAACAACAGTATAAGTACTAAAACCTTTACgtcaagatttaaaaaaaaatactaaCAAAGCTGTCCAACCTTGGTCATTTTATATTTGAAGCTATTGAGCCTATTTTTACCTTTTGTTGTTGCAATGATTGAATATCATTCTTTGCATCCAGATCTGAACTTACAAGAGCTATTACACACTGGATATAAACAACGTTTTTGTTTTACGTTTAGAATTTCAAATCCAAAAAAATCGTTCTTTCGAGAAATAAATTTAAAATCCCTCGGAGTATATACCTCAGACTTACTTCATTGGTCATTTGCTGAGAAAGTATCGGCAATTGTCAAAGTTTAAGGCAGTCCTTGACATCTTTCCACAGCCAAGACAAATTTGGCAGCTTTGCAGAAATAACTGTAAACTTTAAAAGACACATTCGggttcctccacttggtcttacaccgacgggcgctgtggcggggtggtaaggcgtcggcctcttaatcgaatcccagccgcggccgcctggtgggttaagtgttgagttttttccgatctcccaggtcaacttatatgcagacctgctagtggcttatcccccttcgtgtgtacacgcaagcacaagaccaagtgcgcacggaaaagatcctgtaatccatgtcagagttcggtgggttatagaaacacgaaaatacccagcatgcttcctccgaaagcggcgtatggctgcctaaatggcggggtaaaaacggtcatacacgtaaaatttcactcgtgcaaaaacacgtgtacgtgggagtttcagcccacgaacgcagaagaagaaggtcttataccaaaaaacaacagcctggcagctcttattccatgtaaaagacTGGCAAGGTCTAAGTAGGTGAGCCGACCTGTTTTCACAAGTGGTTATCCTTGAAGCGACTTGAAAGAAGTTTTGCCGAGGACAAAAGAACATCATGAGCTCCACTTGCAGTGGGTTAAAACTAGTCAAAAACAGTACCCTGCTGTCATTTTAAATGTAATAGTAAATGCACAGGGGCGAAGTAGAGTAAATAGTGCTACAGTACACTTTTAAGACACCTTTCTTTTATATTGTTTCAAACAGTAGAACCAATCTCAGGGAGAAAGTTTCCGTATTTTCATCTTCACAAAAgaaa from Littorina saxatilis isolate snail1 linkage group LG13, US_GU_Lsax_2.0, whole genome shotgun sequence encodes:
- the LOC138945354 gene encoding ER membrane protein complex subunit 5-like, whose translation is MATSKYCVIFGLVALAHAAYSSAQHRTYLRLTEQDFTMLPLDILVQCLLGLLLTCYGVVQVAGSFKEIRASSEQENKTWDMLSNRGGFNIFNHRGKAMFPE